A genomic window from Sulfurospirillum multivorans DSM 12446 includes:
- a CDS encoding TOBE domain-containing protein — MKISARNQIVGKVSEIKNGPVNSEVVVTTASGDKIVSVITNNAVETLGLKVGVETLCIFKAQSVLLAKADIALVVSARNKIKGTVSEIKDGAVNCEVIITTTTGLTVTAIVTEDAKKELSLAKGDSVYAIIKASSILVGVN; from the coding sequence ATGAAAATCAGTGCAAGAAATCAAATCGTTGGAAAAGTATCTGAGATCAAAAATGGTCCTGTGAACAGTGAAGTGGTCGTTACAACAGCCAGTGGCGATAAAATCGTTTCTGTCATCACCAACAACGCGGTTGAGACATTGGGTTTAAAAGTGGGTGTTGAGACGTTGTGTATCTTTAAAGCGCAAAGTGTTCTTCTTGCAAAAGCAGACATCGCTCTAGTCGTAAGTGCTCGCAATAAAATCAAAGGAACTGTGTCTGAGATCAAAGATGGCGCCGTTAATTGTGAAGTTATCATCACGACAACAACGGGTTTAACCGTCACTGCCATCGTCACAGAAGATGCGAAAAAAGAACTTTCTCTCGCAAAAGGTGACAGTGTTTATGCCATCATCAAAGCTTCAAGCATTTTAGTAGGCGTTAACTAA
- a CDS encoding AAA family ATPase — protein sequence MELVYLWVEEYKNIKNQGFNFSPRFTCKYDKDKNELTIEEKKDYVSIFPDNINMTAIVGENGSGKSSISGLLVEYSYQEFSSNNKKGFLVFFDGEKFLFKQGFTGKTLDFNIQNNTAYTYENQNKPRSIDTIYFSNDVASIFNNPDYAFRLQRYSHLDAYYEEKKTLMPSNKYITSNEKKEKLETFNKRLQSLLSEDEKILSFIQNKLVFNSYKRELHFYEIGAYITGNKDFLQLLNLDKLSGNTVFKDSMDLEEHFLKLLILFRLREHFWDNEVGAVINSIKDEFNTKNFELSNCMKIFEVINPYDKKNHVYTKKNIQDILDKFEYLKNEIWVEKKTNTISSIFKTSNELLNILLENINRTNYFNSKDSTYTYFSLSSGEREYISIFVAFIHHLKRVNKNLSVSENEFIFLFDEIDLGLHPNWQKNLIKDLIYFAKKNTNKKVQIIVTSHSPFILSDIPKENVIFLENGKQVYPNIETFGANIHTLLSHGFFMKDGLMGEFAKSKINEVIDYLNGKNSPITDDDEAQRYIRIIGEPIVKKQLQRMLDSKKLDKMKEIDALKNQIESLQSRLENLEKKS from the coding sequence ATGGAACTGGTTTATTTGTGGGTTGAAGAATATAAAAATATTAAAAATCAAGGGTTTAATTTTTCGCCTAGGTTTACATGTAAGTATGATAAAGATAAAAATGAACTCACGATTGAAGAGAAAAAAGACTATGTATCTATCTTTCCTGACAATATTAATATGACAGCGATTGTTGGAGAAAATGGAAGTGGGAAGAGTAGTATTAGTGGGTTATTAGTTGAATATTCTTACCAAGAATTTTCTAGTAATAATAAAAAAGGTTTTTTAGTTTTTTTTGATGGTGAGAAATTTTTATTTAAGCAAGGCTTTACAGGTAAAACATTAGATTTCAACATTCAAAACAATACAGCTTATACGTATGAAAATCAAAATAAACCTAGGTCTATAGATACTATTTATTTTTCAAATGATGTCGCCTCAATATTTAATAATCCAGATTATGCATTTAGATTACAAAGATATAGTCATCTCGACGCATATTATGAAGAAAAAAAAACTTTAATGCCTAGCAATAAATACATAACAAGTAATGAAAAAAAAGAAAAATTAGAAACATTTAATAAAAGATTGCAAAGTCTATTAAGTGAGGATGAAAAAATATTATCTTTTATTCAAAACAAACTTGTTTTTAATTCATATAAAAGAGAATTGCACTTTTATGAAATAGGAGCGTATATCACAGGAAATAAAGATTTTTTACAATTGTTAAATCTCGATAAGCTTTCTGGCAATACCGTTTTTAAAGATTCTATGGATTTAGAAGAGCATTTTCTTAAATTATTGATTTTATTTAGACTTAGAGAACATTTTTGGGATAATGAAGTTGGTGCAGTTATTAACTCTATAAAAGATGAGTTTAATACAAAAAATTTTGAACTATCAAACTGTATGAAAATTTTTGAAGTCATAAATCCATATGATAAAAAAAATCATGTTTATACAAAAAAGAATATTCAAGATATTTTAGATAAATTTGAGTATTTAAAAAATGAGATTTGGGTTGAGAAAAAAACAAACACTATTAGTAGTATTTTTAAAACCTCAAATGAATTACTTAATATTTTATTGGAAAATATTAATAGAACAAATTATTTTAATAGTAAAGATTCTACTTATACTTATTTTTCACTAAGTTCAGGCGAAAGAGAATATATAAGCATATTCGTAGCATTTATACATCACTTAAAAAGAGTAAACAAGAATCTTAGTGTCTCAGAAAATGAATTTATTTTTTTATTTGATGAAATTGATTTAGGACTACATCCAAATTGGCAAAAAAATCTGATAAAAGATTTAATATATTTTGCCAAGAAAAATACAAATAAAAAAGTTCAAATAATTGTCACTTCGCACTCTCCCTTTATTCTCTCAGATATACCCAAAGAAAATGTTATTTTTTTAGAAAACGGAAAACAAGTTTACCCCAATATCGAAACTTTTGGAGCCAATATCCATACCCTACTCTCGCATGGCTTTTTTATGAAAGATGGGCTTATGGGTGAATTTGCGAAAAGTAAAATCAATGAAGTAATTGACTATTTAAACGGTAAAAATTCTCCCATTACCGATGATGACGAAGCACAAAGGTACATTCGCATCATCGGTGAGCCTATCGTCAAAAAACAATTACAGCGTATGCTTGACAGTAAGAAATTGGACAAGATGAAAGAAATTGATGCACTTAAAAACCAAATAGAAAGCCTCCAAAGTCGCTTGGAAAATTTGGAAAAGAAATCATGA
- a CDS encoding plasminogen-binding N-terminal domain-containing protein: MNKLFLVMCLFLFASFAEAQSFFKEFKTTVLESNEKQIVIPDSPEFVLGASGVVSHKFDATHSTIIARVDVISKDGMKAVLNVEKFEMLAQGAFPETGVKPAIGDEVIINYLYDRALIIVPNQSVYNEVTKNFNTITWIHPDIVAAYLAKLYRPNPDKKIFQQACYQNAASIIFFGIENKGFFVDCHNFRILQSIDVKSSGEPMLPFYSRINKQIDSSWFNWDSGTIAEYNNYYAYLLGQTNTLKGAGMDGIILKLPFDIVERKDTQWK, from the coding sequence TTGAACAAGCTATTTTTGGTTATGTGTCTGTTTTTGTTTGCCTCATTTGCAGAGGCTCAATCTTTTTTTAAAGAGTTCAAAACAACCGTTTTAGAATCAAATGAAAAACAAATTGTGATCCCTGATTCACCAGAATTTGTGCTCGGAGCAAGCGGCGTTGTCAGCCATAAATTTGATGCAACACATTCAACCATTATCGCGCGTGTTGATGTTATCAGTAAAGATGGTATGAAAGCCGTTTTAAATGTTGAAAAATTTGAGATGCTTGCCCAAGGTGCCTTCCCAGAGACGGGCGTTAAACCTGCCATTGGCGATGAAGTCATCATTAACTACCTTTACGATCGTGCACTGATTATCGTGCCAAACCAAAGTGTTTACAATGAAGTCACTAAAAATTTCAACACGATTACATGGATTCATCCTGACATCGTTGCAGCCTATTTAGCAAAACTCTACCGTCCAAATCCCGATAAAAAAATCTTCCAACAAGCATGCTACCAAAATGCCGCATCGATCATCTTCTTTGGCATTGAGAACAAAGGTTTCTTTGTGGATTGCCACAACTTCCGTATTCTTCAAAGTATCGACGTTAAAAGCAGTGGGGAACCAATGCTTCCATTTTATTCACGCATCAATAAACAGATTGATTCATCATGGTTCAACTGGGACAGTGGAACGATTGCCGAATACAACAATTACTATGCCTATCTTTTAGGTCAAACCAATACCCTTAAAGGTGCTGGGATGGATGGCATTATCCTAAAATTACCTTTTGACATCGTAGAGAGAAAAGACACCCAATGGAAATAA
- a CDS encoding NUDIX domain-containing protein, translating into MKHTIEVLKIEECLHSDYIKPKSMYYLHNSVEKRWDIVDTHNSVAILLYHKDLDSFVFVKQFRPSIYLKNNDGFTYELCAGLVDKNKSLIEIAQEEVLEETGYDVSLNELQKVTSFYTAVGFAGGLQTFYFASIDESMRVGDGGGIDSENIEVIYLKREEALTFMFDESIATTSGLMFALMWYFKTYEK; encoded by the coding sequence ATGAAACATACGATTGAGGTGCTTAAAATTGAAGAGTGTCTGCATTCAGACTACATCAAACCTAAAAGTATGTACTATTTGCACAACAGCGTTGAAAAGCGTTGGGACATTGTTGACACGCACAATAGCGTCGCCATTTTGCTCTACCACAAAGATTTAGACTCGTTTGTCTTTGTCAAGCAGTTTCGCCCTTCCATTTACCTCAAAAATAACGACGGTTTTACGTATGAATTGTGCGCAGGCCTCGTCGATAAAAACAAAAGCCTCATCGAAATCGCCCAAGAAGAGGTTTTAGAAGAGACAGGGTATGATGTTTCCCTCAACGAACTTCAAAAAGTCACCTCTTTTTATACGGCGGTTGGTTTTGCAGGAGGACTTCAAACCTTTTATTTTGCGAGTATTGATGAAAGTATGAGAGTGGGAGATGGTGGCGGTATTGATTCTGAAAATATCGAAGTCATCTACTTAAAACGGGAAGAAGCGCTTACGTTTATGTTTGATGAGAGCATCGCGACCACATCAGGCTTGATGTTCGCGCTGATGTGGTACTTTAAAACCTACGAAAAATAG
- a CDS encoding FeoA family protein, whose product MITLSQLNAGEKAFVTHIEADGELKQRLFSLGLRRGSHLKIKATSIAKSTMEIEVGSTLLALRFEEAKSIGVQRA is encoded by the coding sequence ATGATCACACTTTCACAATTGAATGCGGGAGAAAAAGCCTTCGTAACGCACATAGAAGCCGATGGCGAACTCAAACAGAGACTTTTTTCATTGGGACTTCGCAGAGGAAGTCACCTCAAAATCAAAGCAACTAGTATCGCAAAAAGTACGATGGAGATCGAAGTGGGAAGTACCCTTTTAGCCCTTCGTTTTGAAGAAGCCAAGAGCATCGGAGTGCAAAGAGCATGA
- a CDS encoding peptidoglycan DD-metalloendopeptidase family protein, whose protein sequence is MAKFIILLSFFISFASASYMEELKWPKGETFLTFLEKNHLPQAIYYTLDKEEQELAAEIVAGIQYQVLKNDDNELEQVLIPIGEELQMHLKKIDDKFIMEITPILLQEEKRSLTIDIQNSPYVDILNATNSYGLANEFAQTFRGEVNLRNLQKGDKLVLVYQQKRRLGKLFGSIKIDVSMVETAKKKNYIFFYKENYYDPKGQELDNFLLSNPVNYTRISSVFTQKRWHPILKKYRAHLGIDYAARIGTPVKSAGGGKVVFVGQKGGYGNAIEVSHASSYRTLYAHLNGFAKGLRRGQNVKQGQVIGYVGNTGLSSGPHLHFGLYRSNVAINPSSVVKIAKSALRGNELKAFMNYTNDLRQKVESTQESDAPVYKEENFNLSYPFEQKQS, encoded by the coding sequence ATGGCAAAATTCATCATACTATTATCTTTTTTTATATCGTTTGCATCTGCTTCTTATATGGAAGAGTTGAAGTGGCCAAAAGGCGAAACGTTTCTGACTTTCTTAGAGAAAAATCATTTACCGCAAGCTATTTACTATACGCTTGATAAAGAAGAACAAGAACTCGCAGCGGAGATTGTCGCAGGAATACAGTATCAGGTTCTTAAAAATGACGACAACGAGCTAGAGCAAGTTTTAATTCCTATTGGTGAAGAACTCCAAATGCATCTTAAAAAAATAGATGACAAGTTTATCATGGAGATTACCCCGATTCTTTTACAAGAAGAGAAGCGCTCTTTAACGATAGATATTCAAAACTCACCGTATGTGGACATTCTCAATGCCACGAACAGTTACGGTCTTGCCAATGAATTTGCCCAAACGTTTAGAGGCGAAGTGAACCTTCGAAACCTCCAAAAAGGCGATAAACTCGTACTGGTCTATCAGCAAAAAAGGCGTCTTGGAAAGCTCTTTGGTTCCATTAAAATCGACGTTTCCATGGTAGAAACGGCAAAGAAGAAAAATTACATCTTTTTTTATAAAGAGAACTATTACGATCCTAAAGGGCAAGAACTCGACAATTTCTTACTCTCAAATCCTGTGAATTATACGCGCATTTCATCTGTCTTTACCCAAAAACGATGGCATCCGATTTTGAAAAAATACCGTGCGCATTTGGGTATTGATTATGCTGCACGTATTGGAACACCGGTGAAGTCAGCAGGTGGTGGCAAAGTCGTATTTGTCGGTCAAAAAGGTGGGTATGGCAATGCGATCGAAGTGAGCCATGCCAGCAGCTACAGAACACTTTATGCGCATCTTAATGGCTTTGCAAAGGGTTTACGTAGAGGTCAAAATGTCAAGCAAGGTCAGGTCATCGGCTATGTGGGCAATACGGGGCTTAGCAGTGGACCGCATTTGCATTTTGGTTTGTACCGTAGTAATGTAGCAATCAATCCTTCCAGCGTCGTTAAAATTGCGAAGAGTGCATTACGTGGTAATGAACTTAAAGCCTTTATGAACTATACTAACGACCTTAGACAAAAAGTTGAGAGTACCCAAGAGAGCGATGCTCCTGTTTATAAAGAGGAAAATTTTAACCTTTCTTATCCTTTTGAACAAAAACAAAGTTAA
- the corA gene encoding magnesium/cobalt transporter CorA — translation MIRCFFRNSNKLEVITDLSEFDDDEDKKSKVVWLDMLLPTSEEIVFVEKIFGIDFPTKQESEEIEISSRYWEEDKKIEINSFFLIATEESAHNETVSFILQGNLLISIRYKELKTFEEFSKRFYYAPREFKNGYYIFSQLLDIRIDADADIIEKLSKDITRLRKHVFTDYTNDDEEMLEKISSFEDLNMNIRENLMDKQRILTSFIKSNKYDDSSLRADIVIMLKDIKSLIDYTEFNFERLDYLQNIFVGVLNIEQNKVIKIFTIMNVIFLPPTLIASIYGMNFKILPELNWQYGYAFSLVLMVLSAITPIVIFKKKGWI, via the coding sequence ATGATACGATGTTTTTTTAGAAATAGTAATAAGCTTGAAGTGATCACAGATTTGAGTGAATTTGATGATGACGAGGATAAAAAGAGCAAAGTCGTATGGCTTGATATGTTGCTTCCAACCAGTGAAGAAATCGTGTTTGTCGAGAAGATATTTGGTATCGATTTTCCAACGAAACAAGAGTCTGAAGAGATCGAGATCAGTTCGCGTTACTGGGAAGAGGACAAAAAGATCGAGATCAACAGCTTCTTCTTGATCGCTACGGAAGAGAGTGCGCACAACGAAACGGTTTCGTTCATTCTCCAAGGCAATTTGCTGATCTCCATTCGGTATAAAGAGCTCAAAACCTTTGAAGAATTTAGTAAGCGTTTTTACTATGCTCCTCGTGAATTTAAAAACGGTTACTACATCTTTTCACAGCTTTTAGACATCAGAATCGACGCGGATGCGGACATCATCGAAAAGCTTTCCAAAGACATCACACGTCTTCGCAAACACGTTTTTACCGACTACACGAATGATGATGAAGAGATGTTGGAAAAAATCTCCTCGTTTGAAGATCTGAACATGAACATTCGTGAAAACTTGATGGATAAACAACGCATTTTAACCTCGTTCATCAAATCAAACAAATACGATGACAGCTCCCTTCGTGCCGACATTGTCATCATGCTTAAAGATATTAAGTCGTTGATTGATTACACCGAGTTTAACTTTGAGCGTCTGGATTACTTACAAAACATCTTCGTGGGCGTTTTGAACATTGAGCAAAATAAAGTCATCAAAATCTTTACGATTATGAACGTTATTTTCCTTCCACCAACGCTTATCGCGAGCATTTATGGTATGAACTTTAAGATTTTGCCTGAGCTTAATTGGCAGTACGGCTATGCTTTTTCGCTTGTTTTGATGGTGCTTTCTGCGATTACCCCGATTGTGATTTTCAAGAAAAAAGGGTGGATCTAA
- a CDS encoding carbon-nitrogen hydrolase — protein MKVGLIQHAVESTKEKTIAKTVSLIQKAAKQGAQLVVLQELHQDRYFCINEDVACFDLASNWEEDIAFWSGIAKENKVVLVTSLFEKRSAGLYHNTAIVFEKDGTIAGKYRKMHIPDDPGFYEKFYFTPGDLGYTPIQTSVGKLGLLVCWDQWYPEAARLMALKGAEMLIYPTAIGWFDEDAEDEKTRQCDAWETIQRGHAVANGLPVISVNRIGKEADNHGVLDGIRFWGNSFVAGPQGEIIVRASHDQEEVLIVEVDLERGEHVRRIWPFLRDRRIETYGDLTKRFID, from the coding sequence ATGAAAGTCGGTCTCATCCAACACGCCGTTGAAAGTACCAAAGAAAAAACCATAGCCAAAACCGTTTCCCTCATACAAAAAGCCGCCAAACAAGGTGCTCAATTAGTCGTTTTGCAAGAGCTTCACCAAGACCGCTACTTCTGCATCAACGAAGATGTCGCTTGTTTTGACCTTGCAAGCAATTGGGAAGAGGACATCGCGTTTTGGTCAGGCATCGCCAAAGAAAACAAAGTCGTTTTAGTCACCTCACTCTTTGAAAAACGCTCCGCAGGACTTTACCACAACACCGCCATTGTCTTTGAAAAAGATGGCACGATAGCAGGCAAATACCGCAAAATGCACATCCCTGATGACCCAGGATTTTACGAAAAATTCTACTTCACCCCCGGTGATCTTGGCTACACCCCCATTCAAACCAGTGTCGGCAAACTAGGACTCCTCGTCTGTTGGGATCAATGGTACCCCGAAGCCGCTCGTTTGATGGCGCTTAAGGGTGCTGAAATGCTCATCTACCCCACCGCCATCGGTTGGTTCGATGAAGACGCCGAAGATGAAAAAACACGCCAATGCGACGCATGGGAGACCATCCAACGCGGTCACGCCGTAGCAAATGGACTTCCCGTCATCAGCGTAAATCGCATCGGCAAAGAAGCGGACAATCATGGTGTACTGGACGGCATCCGCTTCTGGGGAAACTCCTTTGTCGCAGGACCCCAAGGCGAGATCATCGTACGTGCAAGCCACGACCAAGAAGAAGTGCTTATCGTCGAAGTCGATCTTGAAAGAGGCGAACACGTCAGACGCATCTGGCCATTTTTACGGGATAGAAGAATTGAGACATACGGGGATTTGACCAAGCGATTTATCGATTAA